In the genome of Mixta calida, the window TATGACACGATGAAGTTTATCAAGCCGGACGTCAGCACCATCTGTATGGGGCAGGCCTGTTCAATGGGCGCGTTCCTGCTGACGGCGGGAACCAAAGGCAAACGCCACTGCCTGCCTAATTCCCGCGTGATGATCCACCAGCCGCTGGGCGGTTATCAGGGCCAGGCGACCGATATTGAAATTCATGCGCGTGAAATTCTGAAAGTGAAACAGCGCATGAATGAGCTGATGGCGGAACATACCGGCAAATCGCTTGAACAAATCGAGCGTGACACCGAGCGAGATCGTTTCCTCTCGGCGAGTGAGGCAGTAGAGTATGGTTTAGTCGATTCCATACTTACGCATCGCCAATAAGACTCCATCCCGCAGCATGCGCTATAGTTAGAGCGGATAACGGGTGAAGAGTGGCACGAATGAGGGCAGTCAGACTGGCTGCCATCGCCGCATACAGTGCGGACGAAGATAAAAGAAGAGGTTAGCTGATGACAGATAAGCGCAAAGACGGTTCAGGAAAGCTGCTGTACTGCTCTTTTTGCGGTAAAAGCCAGCATGAAGTGCGCAAACTGATTGCCGGGCCGTCAGTGTATATCTGCGACGAGTGTGTTGATTTATGCAATGACATCATTCGCGAAGAGATCAAAGAAGTTGCGCCGCATCGTGAACGCAGCGCGTTGCCGACCCCGCACGAGATCCGCCAACATCTTGACGATTACGTTATCGGTCAGGAAAGGGCGAAAAAAGTGCTG includes:
- the clpP gene encoding ATP-dependent Clp endopeptidase proteolytic subunit ClpP: MSYNGEREFSAPQMALVPMVVEQTSRGERSYDIYSRLLKERIIFLTGQVEDHMANLIVAQMLFLEAENPEKDIYLYINSPGGVITAGMSIYDTMKFIKPDVSTICMGQACSMGAFLLTAGTKGKRHCLPNSRVMIHQPLGGYQGQATDIEIHAREILKVKQRMNELMAEHTGKSLEQIERDTERDRFLSASEAVEYGLVDSILTHRQ